The Gordonia mangrovi genome includes the window GTGCGAACGCATGCGGATCAGCGATGCTCGCGCAGCGTGCTCATACGACTGCGGTATTCGTCCTCCTCGATCTCGCCGCGCGCGAACCGTTCACCGAGGACTTCTTCGGCCCGCGACTGCGGCGGGGAACTCGGCGGCTGGTCCGGCTGCCCGTCGGAGTTCCGGCGGGAGCCCGCCAGATACCGGACAGCCGACACGATCGCGGCGATGACG containing:
- a CDS encoding SHOCT domain-containing protein yields the protein MRYDDHMWGNSWGWGEWILMTSLMVVFWAAVIAAIVSAVRYLAGSRRNSDGQPDQPPSSPPQSRAEEVLGERFARGEIEEDEYRSRMSTLREHR